In Poecile atricapillus isolate bPoeAtr1 chromosome 1, bPoeAtr1.hap1, whole genome shotgun sequence, the sequence AACTGTTCTGGTATTTCTGTGATGATGCACTGAGATATATGGGTGTGAACTGCACAGCCTTATTAGTTGTGAATTAGGGCAGAGCTTGGTAAATTAAGCATGTATTAACTTGATATTACTCATCTACTGTTGCTAAGATCTCTTCTCTCCCAGACAAACAAGGTTGTAAAATGCATTAGCTGATGTTGGTGTCAATGGTTGAAGCTAACAGAAACTCATTAGATATTTATagtttcaaaacaaaatgcCAGAAAATCAGGACATCCACAATTAATCACTTGCCTGTTCTAACAACAACCAAATGCTGCAAGAAAATTGTGTAAGACATACCATGTCTGTAAGCACCACTAAAAACTGTGTAAGTTATGCTTTATTTAAGATTCCGACTTATGCCTGAGTCACAGTGCATCACTgacataaaaggaaaaacatactAGCTGAAATCTCAGTACAGAGGATTTGGCTTAAAATTGAAACCATTCCTCTCAGTCCGTAGAGTATTTTAGAAACAGCAATCTAGGCTTGCTATTCCTCAGAGAGGAGTAGGATGGTCTCTGCTCTGGTTGGGAGAGCAGCAAGTCACTCAGCCATCAACAAAAGAATAGTTAAATACCAACCAGCTGCATGATTTTTACAACTAGGGCACACAAGCCAGAAATAACCCACTCAGTTCCCAGAATCACCATGTTCATAGTGTATGCattctctgaaaagaaaaaaaatactataaattaggtgctgctgcagctgactGGCAGAAGATTACCTCTGGAAGAGATGGTCTGACCATTTCTGGATGGTTTCCTTGTCCAGAGTTTGCTCTAActgcttcattttcccttttgctgGCAGAACCAGAAATGCAGTAGCACTCCCATTATAGTGCAGCCGTACCACAGTGCATGACAGCTCCTCATCAAAATAGAAGTCAAAGCTGCCCATCTGGTGCATCATAGGGACTTTCACAGTCATTTCAGCATCCACAAAGAACTCCCTTTCTTCAGTATGCTCTGGTTTAAAAGGCTTTTCCCAGCTGCCTGATACAGAGAAGGAGAATTTAACTGAATATCCCATGTTCTATCCCATCACAGACTAATTTTTTTATGGCTACTAATAATATTTACCTATTTTCCCATGTGTTAAATACAGAATTTTCAAACATAACACTTTAGAATGTCTATCACAGTAATGTAAGGATCTTTTACCTGTTCAAAAGAGTGCATTGTATTCCACTTTCAATTTATGTTTCAGATGCCAGTAATGAAATAATTAGGTGGTATTTTTTGTACCTACCACTGCTTTTCTGTTCAGGAGAGCTAAATGGCCTTTCTGTAAACATAATCTGTGTACTTATATACTGCATGCAATTTATTTCTATCAACTTCAATCATAAAGCCTCAATTTGTAGATAAAATAATGTAAGATCTCATATCTGAGTAGTGTTATGTCAGGCTTAAAGGCACATCTAACCCACATCAGAAATGCACAGTGTTTTGTTCCTTAAAATGTTCTCCCCATTTTGTCACTCTCCCGTATATAAATGTTAGTGTGCATGTATAAAGGACtgataagggaaaaaaaaaagatgtagtAAATTAGGCTATTGAATCATGCATAATTTAAAAGGAGGCATTAGGTCATATATAAGTCTCAGTGCTTTCACTGAAAGTTAGAAGCATATGGGACAATCGTAGTTATGGTTAAACCCAGGAACCCAGCTCAGGCTGCATGGAAGGCTGTGGCTTGGaacagagctcctggagctgtcacaaAGAGAAACAAGGCTGTGTGGCCTCCAGCTGCCTCTCTGTGCCGAGAGAGGTCCTGTTTCCTCTCCACCACCTCCACTGTGTCATTAGGAGACCTTCTGGCCCAGCAAAGAGCATTTGAAATTTTCCCCAGACTCGTTTTCAGTTGAGGTGGGCAACATTGGATTTGTTGATAAGAATGGTGAGAATGTGAACCCTAGAGGAGACTTacctttaaagaaaacaaaactagcCAGAAGCATTACAGTTTGTGGGTCCATGTCCTTGACTAAATTAGTAATTTTCCCCTGTGTTTTCCTCTCTATATAATCATTGATCTGCTTTTCAGCTTCTGTGGGTTTGTTAAAGTCAGTTGTAAAAGCCTCCAGCTGATACAGAGCTTTGGCATCATCTAAGAACTTTTTTAGGAGTTTCAGCTTCTCTGTTATAAAGATGGCATTCCCCATGTTGAGCTGGACTCCACCCTCAGGATGGTTCAGCATGTGGATTAGGTTGTGGAAGCCGTCGTGTATCTCTTTCTCCTGAATCTCTGTGAGGTTGAAGGCGAGTCCTTCCAGGATCTGAGACCGTGTGGATGATCTAGCCCCAAGGGCCAGCATTGCAAAGGCAGCGGAGATGCTcacaggagagaagaaaatgttcttaCTAGGTGCCTCCTGTGTAACCTCCCTAAAAAACTGGAATGCAAAGTCAGCATTGTTTGGCACAAGTTTGAGGCAAGCGATCGCTTCACCTCCGTGATGTATGTGGTGTTTAGGGTCGTCTGGATCGTTGTGGTCGCTGGGTGGGAGCTGACTGTGGGCAGCAGTGTGAAACCCAGCCAGTAACAAACTTAGGTAGAACGTGGCCTTCATGTTCTCGTTTTAaaatcctattaaaaaaaaaaaaaaaaattatatttctgagGTAAGTAAATTAATTAAGTGGAAAGAGTTATTCTGTCATTACCACTGAATTAAAAAGTCTTATCTCTTTCTTTTGTCCTCAGTTTCCATGTTCTCCAATTCTtgccagaatttttttttattttcccaggcCTCCTGGCAAGCCTCCGCCAACCCTTTCTGCCACCCCCACCCTAAATACCTGCAAAGACAAAATTTAGCATGGATTAGTTGAATATATAGCACCCTCAGCAGGCTGCAGAATGGAGCATATCTCATCAGAAAACACCGCTTGGCTAATAGCTGAAAGGCTGCCATACCTCTGCTTTTGACACTAATGGTCTGAATAATTCCTTAAAAGTTCATCATAGAAGTCTGGGTGTTTTGTTGAGTtcagagagaaagaggaaattcATGCAAGTGAGCAGAAATCAGTATCTGCATAGAAACAGAATTTGAGCAAACAGGCAGGCAGGAGATCCTTAAATAAACTTTTGGTCAGATTGATAAGGTGTCCTGTTTAAAGAAAGGACAAATAATGGGGGCTGTTCTTCAGTAGCAAACCAGATATAAACACCTACCTCTCTAAGGAATAGGTGGGTTTTTATCTGAATAGAAAGAATGTAATGTTTTAAATAAGACCTTGAAACAAGGCGCTGTCTCTTCAACAAAACCATTGGAGTGGGTTCATTTTCAGCACAGCAGAAGCAGTCAAAGCCATTAACAAAGAACAAGGCCTTATTTTTATCAGCTGCTCCACTGGTCAAAGGGCGAAACGTTTATCAATGTGTTACACTTGGCTGTGGTAGCCACATTTCATTGCAGAGCTGACACTCTGCACTGTATAAGCTCTTGAAAAGAGACCTTGGAAATGGGGATATGAATGTCCCAAGAGGCCTCATTTCTGAGGAGGAATCTAGGGCAAAGAAATGGTGCAATAGTTGCACAGGGATTGGGGAGATAATAAGCCAGATTTGCTAAAATTGAGCACAGGGAGACATATTGCATCAATTGCACCTTTCATCCCTGGCATGACTCAACTTGAGACTTGTCAGAAGGTGCTGTTCTTATGGTCCTACTTGCTCTATATCATCAGAGGGAGCAATTTGTATTAGTATATCCACTTACAGTTAGACTCATGAGaacaacaaaacattttcaagcTATAATCAAATATTCAAACATTTACATGTTTATTATAAGTTATCTTAAAAAGCAGGCCTATTTGCAATAACAGCATTACTGAAAAATGTAAGAACTATAAGGGTTGGGTTCTTGGTAGCTACACTTTTAATTACTGTACACAGTAGTTCTAAATTATAGTTTGGTCTCTTCTGATTTTGACATTGAAATAATTCTCGATGTATCTAGATACTTGTAACTCAGTACAAGAGCTCCAGTTCTGAGTTTTTAGAACTGCTATCAGTGAGCCAATGTATTAGTCAGACTTTGAAAAGAAATCAACTCCCAAACAAAAGCATCAGAGCTAAGCCTAATCTATTTTCACATATCCAGCAGGCTGATTCAGAAGCTGCCTGTGGATAAATTATTTACTATGAACTATTTACTCAGCTGCAGTCATAATTTATTAAGAATAACATGAATtccaaaaaagagaaacatt encodes:
- the LOC131590961 gene encoding alpha-1-antiproteinase 2-like, with the protein product MKATFYLSLLLAGFHTAAHSQLPPSDHNDPDDPKHHIHHGGEAIACLKLVPNNADFAFQFFREVTQEAPSKNIFFSPVSISAAFAMLALGARSSTRSQILEGLAFNLTEIQEKEIHDGFHNLIHMLNHPEGGVQLNMGNAIFITEKLKLLKKFLDDAKALYQLEAFTTDFNKPTEAEKQINDYIERKTQGKITNLVKDMDPQTVMLLASFVFFKGSWEKPFKPEHTEEREFFVDAEMTVKVPMMHQMGSFDFYFDEELSCTVVRLHYNGSATAFLVLPAKGKMKQLEQTLDKETIQKWSDHLFQRFMNLYFPRFSISGSYEISNTLSKMGIVDVFTNEADLSGITGTPELKVSKVVHKASLDVDEKGTEAAAATAVEIMPMSLPPTIEFSHPFLMLIFDRDTNSTLFIGKIVNPTITS